The genomic DNA CCCCGCCGTCGACGGATCGATGGGCAGTTCCAAGGCGTCGTAGACGTCCGTTAACACGCTCCGCAGCGGGGCGGAATTCTCGACGACGATGACGGACGCGAAGAGCCAGGCTCCGGCCACCACGCGCTGCGCGGTGCCGACGAGCTTGATCGCGTTCTGGACGGGCGAGCTGGCCGAGGGGCGACCGTGCACGCTGTACTCCCCGGGGCAATACTCGCCCGGCAGCTCCCCCACGTGCGCGTCGACTCCCACCGTGGTCAGGGCCTGAGCGTAGAGCGCACCGAGGGAGCGAAAGCGGCCCTGATGGCCCAGCATGGCGTCCGCATCCGGCTCCACGTGATCCACGATCAGGGTGCCCTCGTGATAGGCGGCGGCCCGGCCACCGGCCCGCCGGATCAGCGGCGCAAATCCAGCCTCCGCGGCGAGCCGTGCGGCGGCGTCGTACCCAGCCAAACGGGTGTCCCGCTGGCCAAACGCCAGCGTGGGGCTGGGCCGGTAGAGCCGGAGTGTGGGTGGGGCGTCGCCGGTGGCGACAGCGCGGAGGAGGTCGACGCCGCCAGCCAGATCCGCTGCGGGGTCGGCCGAGGCGCGCTCGCGCCGGACGATGAGCGGGCTCACCGCAGTTGAGTTCCAAGCAGTCACGCAAAAGATTCTAGGATGGACTCCGTGATTTCGCCGTCCTCAACCCTCATCCTGCTCGGAGGCGCTTCGGGCGCCGGAAAGTCCTACTTGGCCGCGAAGTATGGCCGCCCGCATCTGGTGCTGGATAACTTCTACCGGGAAGCCTCTGAGCACACGGAGGCCTCTCCTCTGCCCCAGACTGCCTATGGAGAGATCGACTGGGACCACCCGGGGACGTGGAACACGCAGGCGGCCGTCGACGGCGTCGTGGAGCTCCTCGAGACGGGGCAGACCCAGGTGCCCGCTTACTCGCTCTCGACCTCCTCCTACGACGGGCACGCTCTGGTGGAGATGGATCGGGGGCCGGTCATCGCCGAGGGAATTTTTGGCAGCGAGGTGCTGGCCCCGCTTCGGCGACAGGGCGTAGCCGTGCAGGCGATCTACGTGGACACGCCGCCACTCGCCACGGCCCTGCGGCGCTTGGCGCGTGATGTGGCCGAACGGCGGAAACCGATCGGATTCCTGCTGAAGCGAGGATGGGCGCTGTACCGGGCTGAGGGGGCCCTGCGCGCCCGCTACCTCAACGCCGGATTCGTGCCACTTGGCAAGCCCGCGGTGAAAAAGTTGCTCGCCTCGCTCGCGTAAGCGTCGAGGCTAGCGCTTGTGCCCGGGCATGGGCCGAACGGTGAGAATCTGCTCGGTCCGGCCGAAGGGGCCCTGAACGTCGTGCAGCACTCCTGACGTCAGGCCGATGCCATCGGTGCCGTAGGTCTGCTGGGCCTGGATGCCAAGCCATTCGCCGACCGGTGCGCGGTGCATATGGATCTGTAGGTCCACGTTGGGAAACATCCACGATTCCGGGCCGGGCTCGACGCGGGGCGCAATGCCATTGGCTGTATCCGCCATGCCCAGCAGCCGAACCAGAGACGTCGTCGTCGTCGTACCAGAGACCATCTCTAGATCGTGGCGAAGCCAGACGGTGCCTCGGCCCGGGCGGTGGCCGGCATCGACCCGGAAGTCGAGGGCTTCGATGTAACCACCGGGCCACGGGGACATGCCATCCCACACGGGCAGGTCCTCAGGGTGCGTCACGTGGGTGTCTTCCACGGCGTGAACGGCCGAACTGTCACCGGTGGCCAGGCGCCAGGCGCGCGCAACGATGGAGGTGCGTCCGGCGGTGATCATTTCCGCCTCGATCAACTCGATGGTGCGGCCGGGGCGAATAACGCGGGTATCGATGGTGATGTCCCCGCCGTGAATGATGCCGTGAATGTCGAGGCTGACGCGGGCCATGCGGAGGTCGTCGCGTGGCTGGAACTTCTCGAGCTCGTGAACCATGATGCCGGTGGCCGGGGCCATGTGCTGTTCGTGGGGGTTCCACGCGCCTTGGGCGTGCACGGTGGACCGGTAGTGGCCGTCGCCGAGGTCCTCGTAGAAGAAGTCGCCCACCGCCAAGTCGGGCAATTCGGGCTGGCCGGTGGAGGCTGCGGTCTTCTCGGCTGACATGCTCTGTGCTCCTCGCTGCTGTGGGTCGTCGTCACTGACGTCGGCACCAGCCTAGTGAGTCCGAAGCGAAAACGTTAATGCTCCCTAACGCCCAGTTGCCTCGGTGACGCGCGGCTGCCAACCGGGCGCCGACGTTAGACTTTCGGGTGTGAAGTTTGACCGTCGCTACTCCCCCACGGTGAGGCGGCGCGTCGCCCTGGCCGCGGCCGGCGTGGGCGTGATCCCCCTGGGTTTGGCCGCGCGCTACCTACTGCCGGGCAGCGTGGGCGATGTGGCTGGAGGCGCCTTGTATGCGGTGCTGATCTACCTGCTCGTTGCCTTCGTTGTGCCCCGCTGGCGGCCAGCAGCCCTGGGCGCGGCGGCGCTGGCGAGCTGCTTCGCCGTTGAGTTCTTTCAGCTCACGCCGGTCCCCAGTACCTTGGCTGAGTGGTTCCCTCCGATCGCCCTCGTGTTGGGCTCGTCCTTCGTGTGGGCCGATCTCCTGGCCTACGCGGCCGGAGTGGTCGCGGCCGGGCTGGTTGACTGGCTTGCGGCGGCTCACCGTCGTCGGGGTGAGGTGCGCGGCGAGCGTTCCTAGCGACAGTGCCCCGCTGCCTGTGCGGATGGCACGGGCAGCGGGGCACTATCGGGGTGAAGCGGCGGCTAGAAGTCCCAGTCCTCGTCTTCCGTGTTCACGGCCTTGCCGATCACGTAGGAGGAGCCGGAGCCGGAGAAGAAGTCGTGGTTCTCGTCCGCGTTCGGGCTGAGCGCGGAGAGAATCGCCGGGTTCACGTCCGTCACCGACGCCGGGAACATGGCCTCGTAGCCGAGGTTCATGAGCGCCTTGTTGGCGTTGTAGTGGAGGAACTTCTTGACGTCCTCGCTCAGGCCCACGCCGTCGTAGAGGTCGTGCGTGTACTGCACCTCGTTCTCGTACAGCTCGAACAGCAGCTCGAACGTGTAGTCCTTCAGCTCCTGCTGGCGCGCCTCAGAGAGACCCTCGAGTCCCTTCTGGAACTTGTAGCCGATGTAGTAGCCGTGCACGGCCTCGTCACGGATGATGAGGCGGATCAGGTCTGCCGTGTTGGTCAGCTTGGCGCGGGAGGACCAGTACATCGGCAGGTAGAAGCCCGAGTAGAAGAGGAAGGACTCCAGCAGCGTGGAGGCCACCTTCTTCTTCAGCGGATCATCGCCGTGGTAGTAGGACTCGACGATCTGCGCCTTCTTCTGCAGGTTCTCGTTCTCCAGCGACCAGCGGAACGCGTCGTCGATCTCCTTCGTGGAGCACAGCGTGGAGAAGATCGACGAATAGCTCTTCGCGTGGACCGATTCCATGAAGGCGATGTTCGTGTAGACGGCCTCCTCGTGCGGAGTCAGCGAGTCCGGGATGAGGGAGACGGCGCCGACCGTGCCCTGCAGCGTATCCAGCAGGGTTAGGCCCGTGAACACGCGCATGGTCAGGGTCTGTTCCTCGGCGGTGAGCGTGTTCCACGACTGCACGTCGTTGGACAGCGGCACCTTTTCGGGGAGCCAGAAGTTATTCACGAGGCGGTTCCACACCTCGACGTCTTTATCGTCCTGGATGCGGTTCCAGTTGATGGCCTGTACGTGGCCGTGTAGCTTGACCGACTCGGTCATGTCGCCCTGCACTTTCGTCAGACGGTGATGTTTGCCCGGGTAAAGGGTACGACGGCGGCTGCTGCCGCCGTCGTACCGGTTGCTGTGGCGAGTGCTACAGCATGCAGCTGACGCAACCCTCGACTTCCGTTCCCTCCAGCGCGAGCTGGCGGAGACGGATGTAGTAGAGGGTCTTGATGCCCTTGCGCCACGCGTAGATCTGCGCCTTGTTGATGTCCCGCGTGGTGGCGGTGTCCTTGAAGAACAGCGTCAGCGACAGGCCCTGATCGACGTGCTGGGTGGCGGCCGCGTAGGTGTCGATGATCTTCTCGTAGCCGATCTCGTACGCGTCCTGGTAGTACTCCAGGTTGTCGTTGGTCAGGTAAGGGGCCGGGTAGTAGACGCGGCCGATCTTGCCTTCCTTGCGGATCTCGATCTTCGAGGCCACCGGGTGGATCGAGGAGGTCGAGTTATTGATGTAGGAGATCGAGCCGGTCGGCGGCACCGCCTGAAGGTTCTGGTTGTAGATGCCGTGCTCCATGACGGACGCCTTGAGCTCGCGCCAGTCCTCCTGCGTCGGCAGGTGCGTGTTCGCGAAGAGTTCCCTCACGCGCTCCGTCTGCGGGGTCCACTCGGCCTCGGTGTACTTGTCGAAGAACTCGCCGGAGGCGTACTTGGAATCTTCGAACCCTCCGAAGGTCTCGCCACGCTCGATCGCGATCTGGTTCGATGCGCGCAGGGCGTGGTAGAGCACCGTGTAGAAGTAGATGTTCGTGAAGTCCAAGCCCTCTTCCGAGCCGTAGTGGACGCGCTCGCGGGCCAGGTAGCCGTGCAGATTCATCTGCCCGAGGCCGATGGCGTGCGACTGGCGGTTGCCCTCCGCGATCGACGGCACGGAACCGATGTATGACATGTCGGACACGGCGGTCAGCGCGCGGATGGCCGTCTCCACGGACACCCCCAGATCCGGCGAGTCCATGGTCTTCGCGATGTTCATCGAGCCCAAGTTGCAGGAGATGTCCTTGCCGATGGTCTCGTAGCCCAGGTCATCCGAGTACTTCGAAGCCGAGGAGACCTGCAGGATCTCAGAGCACAGGTTGCTCATCGTGATCTTGCCCTTGATCGGGTTGGCTCGATTGACCGTGTCCTCAAACATGACGTAGGGGTAGCCGGACTCGAACTGGATCTCGGCCAGGGTCTGGAAGAACTCGCGGGCGTTGATCTTCTGCTTGCGGATCCGCTGGTCGTCGACCATCTCGTAGTACTTCTCCGTCACGGAGATCTCCGAGAACGGCGTGCCGTAGACGCGCTCCACGTCGTAGGGCGAGAACAGGTACATGTCCTCGTTCTTCTTCGCGAGCTCGAACGTGATGTCCGGGATGACCACGCCCAAGGACAAGGTCTTGATGCGGATCTTCTCATCCGCGTTCTCCCGCTTCGTGTCGAGGAAGCGGTAAATATCCGGGTGGTGAGCGTTGAGGTACACCGCGCCGGCACCCTGCCGTGCGCCGAGCTGATTGGCGTAGGAGAAGCTGTCTTCGAGGAGCTTCATCACGGGGATGACGCCGGAGGACTGGTTCTCAATCTGCTTGATCGGGGCGCCGTGCTCGCGGATGTTGGTCAGCGAGAGGGCGACGCCGCCGCCGCGCTTGGACAACTGCAGGGCGGAATTGATGCCACGCGCGATCGACTCCATGTTGTCTTCGATGCGCAGGAGGAAGCAGGAGACTAGCTCGCCACGCTGCTTCTTGCCGGCGTTGAGGAACGTCGGGGTGGCCGGCTGGAAGCGGCCGTCGATAATTTCCTCGACGAGTCGCTGGGCGAGGTCCTCGTCGCCGCGGGCCAGATGCAGTGCGACCATGCACACGCGGTCCTCGTAGCGCTCGAGGTAGCGCTTGCCGTCAAACGTCTTGAGCGTGTAGCTGGTGTAGAACTTGAACGCGCCCAGGAAGGTCTCAAACCGGAACTTCTTGTCGTACGCCAGCTTGTAGAGGTCCCGGATGAAGTTCATCGAGTACTGGTCGAGCGTCTCACGCTCGTAGTAGTCGTTCTTGATCAGATACTCGAGCTTCTCGTCGAGATCGTGGAAGAAGACGGTGTTGTTGTTGACGTGCTGCAGGAAGTACTGGCGCGCGGCGGCTCGGTCGGCAC from Zhihengliuella flava includes the following:
- a CDS encoding lipoate--protein ligase family protein encodes the protein MTAWNSTAVSPLIVRRERASADPAADLAGGVDLLRAVATGDAPPTLRLYRPSPTLAFGQRDTRLAGYDAAARLAAEAGFAPLIRRAGGRAAAYHEGTLIVDHVEPDADAMLGHQGRFRSLGALYAQALTTVGVDAHVGELPGEYCPGEYSVHGRPSASSPVQNAIKLVGTAQRVVAGAWLFASVIVVENSAPLRSVLTDVYDALELPIDPSTAGAVDDLAPGVTVGDVERALIAAYGHDMAINDNG
- a CDS encoding uridine kinase family protein: MDSVISPSSTLILLGGASGAGKSYLAAKYGRPHLVLDNFYREASEHTEASPLPQTAYGEIDWDHPGTWNTQAAVDGVVELLETGQTQVPAYSLSTSSYDGHALVEMDRGPVIAEGIFGSEVLAPLRRQGVAVQAIYVDTPPLATALRRLARDVAERRKPIGFLLKRGWALYRAEGALRARYLNAGFVPLGKPAVKKLLASLA
- a CDS encoding thioesterase family protein, whose translation is MSAEKTAASTGQPELPDLAVGDFFYEDLGDGHYRSTVHAQGAWNPHEQHMAPATGIMVHELEKFQPRDDLRMARVSLDIHGIIHGGDITIDTRVIRPGRTIELIEAEMITAGRTSIVARAWRLATGDSSAVHAVEDTHVTHPEDLPVWDGMSPWPGGYIEALDFRVDAGHRPGRGTVWLRHDLEMVSGTTTTTSLVRLLGMADTANGIAPRVEPGPESWMFPNVDLQIHMHRAPVGEWLGIQAQQTYGTDGIGLTSGVLHDVQGPFGRTEQILTVRPMPGHKR
- a CDS encoding ribosomal maturation YjgA family protein; this encodes MKFDRRYSPTVRRRVALAAAGVGVIPLGLAARYLLPGSVGDVAGGALYAVLIYLLVAFVVPRWRPAALGAAALASCFAVEFFQLTPVPSTLAEWFPPIALVLGSSFVWADLLAYAAGVVAAGLVDWLAAAHRRRGEVRGERS
- the nrdF gene encoding class 1b ribonucleoside-diphosphate reductase subunit beta, which codes for MTESVKLHGHVQAINWNRIQDDKDVEVWNRLVNNFWLPEKVPLSNDVQSWNTLTAEEQTLTMRVFTGLTLLDTLQGTVGAVSLIPDSLTPHEEAVYTNIAFMESVHAKSYSSIFSTLCSTKEIDDAFRWSLENENLQKKAQIVESYYHGDDPLKKKVASTLLESFLFYSGFYLPMYWSSRAKLTNTADLIRLIIRDEAVHGYYIGYKFQKGLEGLSEARQQELKDYTFELLFELYENEVQYTHDLYDGVGLSEDVKKFLHYNANKALMNLGYEAMFPASVTDVNPAILSALSPNADENHDFFSGSGSSYVIGKAVNTEDEDWDF
- the nrdE gene encoding class 1b ribonucleoside-diphosphate reductase subunit alpha, with amino-acid sequence MPAAWQGLGYHELNAMLNLYDGEGKIQFGADRAAARQYFLQHVNNNTVFFHDLDEKLEYLIKNDYYERETLDQYSMNFIRDLYKLAYDKKFRFETFLGAFKFYTSYTLKTFDGKRYLERYEDRVCMVALHLARGDEDLAQRLVEEIIDGRFQPATPTFLNAGKKQRGELVSCFLLRIEDNMESIARGINSALQLSKRGGGVALSLTNIREHGAPIKQIENQSSGVIPVMKLLEDSFSYANQLGARQGAGAVYLNAHHPDIYRFLDTKRENADEKIRIKTLSLGVVIPDITFELAKKNEDMYLFSPYDVERVYGTPFSEISVTEKYYEMVDDQRIRKQKINAREFFQTLAEIQFESGYPYVMFEDTVNRANPIKGKITMSNLCSEILQVSSASKYSDDLGYETIGKDISCNLGSMNIAKTMDSPDLGVSVETAIRALTAVSDMSYIGSVPSIAEGNRQSHAIGLGQMNLHGYLARERVHYGSEEGLDFTNIYFYTVLYHALRASNQIAIERGETFGGFEDSKYASGEFFDKYTEAEWTPQTERVRELFANTHLPTQEDWRELKASVMEHGIYNQNLQAVPPTGSISYINNSTSSIHPVASKIEIRKEGKIGRVYYPAPYLTNDNLEYYQDAYEIGYEKIIDTYAAATQHVDQGLSLTLFFKDTATTRDINKAQIYAWRKGIKTLYYIRLRQLALEGTEVEGCVSCML